The DNA region AAGCTGGTGGGCGATAGAGGATTTGAACCTCTGACCTCTTCCGCGTCAAGGAAGCGCTCTCCCCCTGAGCTAATCGCCCGTGGGACCGACAGCATAGCGAATCGGAGCGGTCGGTGTCGTACGCCCGCTCAGACGTTGAACCGGATGTGCATAACGTCGCCGTCCGCGACCACGTAGTCCTTGCCCTCGATACGCAGCCGCCCGGCATCCCGGGCGGCCTGCTCACTGCCGAGTGCCTCGTAGTCGGCATAGCTGATGACCTCCGCGCGGATGAAGCCGCGTTGCATGTCACTGTGGATGACCCCGGCGGCCTCGGGGGCGCGGGCTCCGGCGCGCACGGTCCACGCACGTGCCTCCTTCTGGCTCGCCGTGAAGAAGGTGATCAGGCCCAGAAGGCGATAGGCGGCTGTCACGACACGGTCGAGTCCCGAGATCGACAGTCCCAGTTCGTCGAGGAAGACATCACGATCGTCGGCGTCCAGCTCGGCGATCTGCGCCTCGACCTCGGCGCACATGAAGACGGCCTCGGCCCCGCGCTCAGCGGCTGCGCGGCGCAGCGCGGACATGGCCTCGGAGTTCGGCTCGGGCAAGTCGTCCTCGGCGACGTTGCCGACATACAGCACGGGTTTGGCGGTCAACAGCCCCAATTCACGGGCGATGCCGCCTGCGATCGCGTCGCTGGCCGTGACCGTACGCGCGGACGTGGCAGCGCTCAGCCTGTCGCGCAGGGTCGCCAGCGTCGTCGCGCGCTGCCTGGCCTCCGCGCCGCCCGACTTAGCCATGCGCGCGGCCTTGTCCGCCGCCCGCTCGACCGTCTCGAGGTCCTTGAGGAGCAGCTCGGTGTCGATGATCTCGATGTCGCGTGCCGGGTCCACGGTCCCTTCGACGTGCACCACGTCCGGGTCGTCGAAGCACCGCACCACCTGCACGATCGCGTCGACTTCACGGATGTGGGACAGGAACTGGTTGCCGAGGCCCTCACCGACGCTCGCGCCCTTGACGAGCCCGGCGATGTCGTGGAACTCGACGGCAGCCGGCACCGTTCGGGCCGCACCCGCCATTTGCCCCACCACGGCGAGCCGCTCGTCGGGCACGCCGACGATGCCAACGTTCGGTTCGATGGTCGCGAAGGGGTAGTTGGCCGCTTCGGCGCGGGCGGCACTGACCGCGTTGAACAGCGTCGACTTGCCGACGTTGGGCAGGCCGACGATCCCGACGGAGAGACTCATGGTTCGGATCGTCCTGGTGGCAGAGGGAAGCGGTGATCTGTGTCGCGGGCGGCGGGCCTGTGGGTGAGGGCGGCGCCCGGCGGGTCGATCGGCGATGCCCACCAACCGTAGCGGCGCGGTGTGGCGCCATCGACGAGGTCCGAGCGGATGTGCCAGCGGCGCCGCGGGTCGATCGGGACCCCCGGGGTCGGTGTCCCGTGGCGTCCTTGACCCGGATGTCGACCACCCGGCGCCACGTCGGCGGGCGTCTACCCTGTCGCCATGCACGTCACCAAACGCGGCAGCGATGACGCTCCAACCCTGGTGATGCTCCACGGCGGCATCGGCACCGGCGAGTACCACTGGGGCAGGCACGCCGACGCGCTGAGTGACCTGTTCTGCGTCCACCTGCCTGACCTACCCGGCCACGGCAGCACGCCGCTGGGGGCTGGCGAGGAGTTCTCGGCGGACCTGCTCGTCGACTCCGTCATCGACCACGTCGAGCGGGTGGGTCCTCCCGTGCACCTCGCCGGGTTCAGCATGGGCGGGCACACCGCCCTGTCGCTGGTGGAGCAGCGACCCGAGCTCGTGTCGTCGCTGGTGCTGATCGGCGTCAGCGTGCGTGAGCACGATGGGCTGCGCGCGTGGCGTGAGGTGTTCCACCCCGATCAGCTGGTCGCCGACTACCCGTTCTGGGCGAAGACGCTGGCGAAGCTGCACGCCCCCCTCGGCGGGGAGGACGCGTGGCGCGATGTGTGCCTGCGCGACTCGAAGGGTCTGCGCATCGACGTCGATGTCGACGCGCTGTCCGGCATCGAGGCACCTGTGCTGCTGATGCGCGGCGACCGCGACACCACGATCGATCCCGCTCAGTACGCCGACCTGCGTGCGAGCTTCCCCAACAGCGAGGAGGCCGTCATCCCGAACGGTGGGCACGATGTGCAGCTGACGCGGGCCGGTGTGGTCAAGCCGCTGTTGCGGGACTTCTACGAGCGGGTACTGAAGCAGTGATGGCTGACGAGGACCCCGTCCAACGGCTGATCGCCGACCGCCTGCTCCACCGGGGGGTGCTCGTCGCCGCCTTCGCCGGATGGAACGACGCCGGCGAGGCGGCGACGGGTGCCGTCGACGCGATCTCGCACCTCGTCGACGCCGAGCCGTCGGCGCAGATCGATCCGGAGGAGTTCTTCGACTTCCAGGTCAACCGGCCCCTGACCCACCTCGATCCCAGTGTGGGTAGGGTGCTGGACTGGCCGCACAACCGGTTCCATGTCGCCGAGGTCGGAGGTCGCGACATCGTGCTGCTGTCAGGCACCGAGCCGAACCTGCGCTGGCGGACGTTCACCGATGCGGTGCTCGGCTACGCCGACGCGCTCGGGATCACCAGCATCATGTGCGTTGGTGCCCTCCAGGTCGACACGCCTCACACCCGGCCGGTGCCGTTGAGCGGCCGAGGATCGAGCCTGCCGGCGGTCGCCACGCTGGGTGTCCGTCGCAGCGACTACGAGGGGCCCACCGGCATCACCGGCGTCCTGACGCACATCGCCATGGAGCGCGGCTTCGAGACGTGGAGCATCTGGGCCGGCGTGCCCCACTACCTCGCGGGCACCACGTATGCCGCAGCCGCCCACTCCCTGGCCTCGGTCCTGCAGCGCGTGCTCGGTGTTGACATCGACCTGGCGCCGCTGTCGGACGCGGCCCGCAAGCAGCAGGACGAGATCGCCGAGGTCGTCGCAGCAGACGACGACCTGTCCAGCTACGTCGCCGAGCTCGAGGAGCGCCTGGACGCCGAGGACGACGATGACGACGGCGGCTTCGACGAGCTGCACGCCGAGAGCGTCACCGGTGACGAGCTTGCGGCTGCCTTCGAGCGCTACCTGCAGGAACGCGACGAACGCACCGGAGAGGGCTGAGCGGCCGCCGGTCGTCGGCTACGGCGCCAGACGCTCGCGAACCAGCGCGTTGACGCGACCGCCGGCAGCCTGTCCCTTGAGCTTCGGCATGACCGCACCCATGACCCGCCCGAGGTCGCCGGGGGAGCTGGCGCCGGTCTCAGCGATGGTCGCGTCGACGATCGCGGCGAGGTCGTCGTCGGACATCTCTGCCGGCAGGTACCGCTTCAGGACCTCCAGCTCTGCCTGCTCGGTCGCGGCGAGCTCGGTGCGGCCGGCGTCGGTGAAGGTCGCAGCAGCCTCCTCGCGACGCTTCGCCTCGCGGCGGATCAGCGTCTGGACCTCGTCGTCGGTGACCTCGGCGCCGTGGCCGGCGCTGGTGCGGGTCTCCTTGATGCGGGCCAGAACCATCCGCAGGGCGGCGATCGCGTGCGTGTCGCGGGCCTTCATGGCGGTGTGCAGGTCGATCTGGATCTGGTCGGCGAGCATGAGTGCGTCCTCGTTGGTGGAGCGGGCGATGGTCGCGTTGGGACCCCAGGTCCAGCGGACGTTGACGACGTAATTGAAACCGGCGCCGGCCAGGATGCCGACGAACTGCGCCAACCGGGGGTCCATGACCTCCTTGGCCAGGGTGGCGACGACCACGGTGACGACCGCCCCGAGCAGCGACGACATCTGGTAGCGGATCAGGCGACCAAGGTTGAGCTGGCGGATGTGGAACGTCCACAGCTCGTTCCAGATGTAGTTGTGGACGATCGCGAGCTCCGTCGCGATCGCGGAGGAGCGCGTGAACCCCCAGCCGAGCTCGCTGTGCAGGACGTGCAGGATGGCCACGTTGACGGCCGTGCCGAGCACGCCGACGAGGCCGAAGCGCAGCAGCTGGCCCACGCGGACCCAGCGGGTCGCCGGCAGCGCCGCCGGTACGACGGCGTCGAGGTGACCCTGGTCGCCGACTCGGGCGGACGCGTCAGTAGGCTGCATCGGCACCAGTCGCCTCCATGCAGGCCTGCGCCACGCGCCGCAGCGAGGCGCCTTCCATCGCCGTCACCGTGGCACCGCACCAGGCGGGCAGGTCGGTCTCGAGGTCGAGCCGCACGCGGCCCGGCTCGCTATCGACGTCGACGTCGAGCTGGTCGGCGTGCACGTGCAGGCGCAGCGCGAGCGGCGGCAGCCACTCGGCCGCGTCGCCGGCCTCATCCGACAGCCAGTCCCAGGTGGCGGGCGCGATCTCGTCGAGCAGTCGCGCGAGCTGGGCCAGGTCGTCGAGCACGCGCCCGAGCAGCTCCCCGACGCGGTGGAGCCGGTCGTCGACCTCCGCCGCATGCTCACGGCAGTAGACGTGGTCGGGTGGCAGGGCCGCACCACACACCGCGCACTCGTCGTCTCGATACACAGCGGAACCCTACTGCGCCGGTCGGAGCTCGGTCGGCTCGCTGAGCGCGTCCCTGATGAAGCTGAGCTGGATCTCGAGCAGGCTGGCCTCCTGGCCAGGGTCACGGGCGACGTGCGTCGTGGTCGACAGCGGCAGCACGGTGTGTGGCCGGCCGGCGGCCAACAGCGCCTGGGACAGGCGCAGCGTGTGGGCGACCACGACATTGTCGTCGGCCATGCCGTGCAGCAGCAGCAGCGGGCGGCGCAGCCTCGCTGCATCGGCCAGCAGGGAGCTGCGGTCGTAGGCCTCCGGCCGCGCGGCGGGATCGCCCAGGTAGCGCTCCGTGTAGTGGGTGTCGTACAGCCGCCATTCCGTGACAGGCGCGCCGGCGACGGCCACGTGGAAGGCATCCGGCCGCCGCAGCACGGCCAGCGCGGCCAGATATCCGCCGAACGACCATCCGCGGATCGCCACACGGCGCAGGTCGAGCTGCTGCCAGCGGTCGGCCGCCGCGAGCAGCCCGTCGTGCTGGTCCTGCAGGGCGCACGTGGCGAGGTCGCCGTGCACGGCGTGCTCCCACGCCAGCCCGCGTCCCGGCGCGCCCCGCCCGTCGATGACCAGAACCGCGAAGCCCGCCTCCGCGAACCACTGGCTCGGCAGGTATGCGCGGTGCATGCGGCGGACCCGCCGGGCATGCGGTCCGCCGTAGGGGTCCAGAAGCACCGGCAGTGGACCGTCGGTGTGCCAGCTGGGCAGCAGCAGCACGGCGCGCAGCTTCCGCTCGCCGAGCTCGGCGAACTGCGGCCTGGGCGACAGCGGCAGATCGATCGGCATGTGCGGCACGTCGACATCGGGCTCGCCATCGCGTCGCAGGAAGGTCCGCACCTCGGCGACGTCAGGGCGCTGGGCGGTGATCACCATCGTGGCGCCGGACACCACACCGGAGTCGACGCCGTCACCGGGCGTCAGCTGCTCGGCGGGACCGCCGTCACGGTGCACCCGCCACAGCGCGGTGGTCGTGGGATCGCCGCGACTGCCCGAGACGACCACGGCGTCGTCGGCCACCGCGAGGACGGTGTCGACGTGGAGCCTGGCGGGAGACCACGCCACGCCGTCGACAGCCACGCGGCGCGTGTCGGTGTCCGGGTCGTCCTCGACCGTGACCAGGCGGCGGTCCGGCGTCCAGCGCGGCACGCCGGGCACGAGCTCGACCCACGGGTCGCCGGAGACCAGGCGGACCGGCTGTACCGCCCCACCCTCCTCGGGTGCGGTGAGGACCTGCAGCTCCCGCTGGTCGCGTGACTGCACGGCGAGCGTCAGCGGCGCGCCGTCGTCCCAGCGGACGACCGCGAGGTAGGGCCAGCGGCCGGCGTCCCACGCGACCGGCGCGTGCTGACCGTCGAGATCGACGACGGACAGGCCGACCGTGGCGTTCGCGTGCCCCGCCGCCGGGTACGCCATCGACCGAGGCACCGCACCGGGCGTGACCGGCTCGTGCAGCCACCAACGCTCGACGAGCGAGGTGTCGACGCGGCAGGCCGCGATGGCGCTGCCGTCGGGTGCCCACCACCAACCGCGCAGGCGTCCCATCTCCTCGGCGGCGATGAACTCGGGCAGGCCCCAGGTCACGTCGGGGTTGTCGTCGGCGGCGATGACGCGTGTCGCGCCGCTGTCGACGTCAGCGACGAGCAGCGCTCCATCGGTGACCCAGGCGATGTGCGTACCGGTCGGCGAGGGCCGTGGGTCGACGGCTGGACCGTCGGTGGTGAGCGTGCGCCGCGCGCCGTCGGCGGTCGTGACCACGTGCAGACGCCCGTCATGGGCGAAGACGACGAGCTCGAGTCCCGGGGTCGCGCTGAAGCTGGTGATGCCGGCGGCGCGCTCGCGGGTCCGCTCCCGGCGGGCGCGCTCGGCGTCGGCGACGCGGGTCTCGTCGCCCAGGTCGCCTGGGTCGACCAGCAGCCGCGGGTCGCCGGCGTCGTCGAGCAGCCACAGCGCGAGCCTGGAGTCGTCCGTGTCCTTCGCCCGCAGGTAGCAGCAGCGGCGACCGTCGGCGGAGATCACGAATGAGCGGGGCTGGCCTGACGCGCCGCGCTGTGTGGCGCCGAGTGCGCGCGCACGCTCGGCCAGCCAACGGTCGCTCGGCCTGCCGACCCGGCTGCGGGTGTCGGTCACCCGGTGGCCCGGTCGGCCTGTGCCGCGAGCCGCGGGCAGCGCTGCTCGTGGCCGGGTCGCACCCATGTCCAGGCGTTGCACGCCGGGCACCGCGCGCCGTCGCGCACCATCGGATTGTCCTTGAGCGCGGCCGGCGGGGTCACGTCCAGACCGCCGCAGACCAGCGCCTCGTAGGCCTTCTCGGCCAGCTGACGGTTGGTCGCCGCCAGTGCCTCCAGGCGCTCGCCCAGGCCGAGGGCGTCACCGTCCGCGGCGCGCGAGGCCAACAGCGCCGCGGTCTCCGGACGGGTCAGGTCGAAGTGGTCGATCGGCGCGTCGGCCACCGCCGCGGGCAGCGGCAGATCGACGCGGGTCTGCCGCCAGTGCCACCATGCCGCGAGCCCCGCGGCCGGGTCGTCGCTCGCCGTCGTCTCGACACGCTCGCGGATCCGCGCCGACAGCGTGTCGGCGCATCCGTGGTCATGTGCCCAGGCCAGGACGGCGCCGATGTCGGGTCGGTCCAGGTCGATCTCCGCCAGTACGCCGGGCAGCGCGGCCGGCAGCTGCTCACGCAGGAACTCGAGGTTGGCGATGGTGGCCGGCAGGCGGTGGGCGTTGGCGCGCAGCCGCTCGTCGACGGGTGGTGCGAGTCGACCATCGGCCGCACGGGCCGCGACCGCCTCCCGCAGCCACGCCTCGTCCGGATGGTCAGGCAGCGCCAGGGTCACCTCCGGGTCGCGCAGCAGCAGCGCCGACGCCACGGCTGGACGGACTGCGACGAGGTCGAGGTGCTCGTCGAGGGTCTCACGCAGCCACTGCCAGATCAGGCCCCGCGCCCTCGTCACGTCCTCGGCCACCCGGCCGGCGTGGCCCCGCAGACCGAGCACCGTCGCGGAGCGCAACGCCGTGCGCGCGCGCTCGAGCGCCTCGGGACGTTCCTGGAGCACGGGGCGGCATGCGTCAGGGTCGGCGCTGAACAGCTCCCACAGGCCGAACAGGTCCCTGTATCGGCCCGTCGCGGCCGATGCCACGAAGTGGCGCGCGAGCGCAGCGGTCCCCAGCAGCGCTCCAGCGGTCACGGCGGGCACCTCGGTGATCAGTTCCTCGCGGGCCCGCGCCGAGAGCCGGCTCAGCCGCGGGTCGGGCTCGCGGACGTAGGCCAGCGCTGCCTCGTTGGTGACGCCGATGCGCTGTGTGAGGTCGGCGGCCGTCACGGTCCCTGCAGCGGCGGACGAAGCCATCGCTCCTCCTCAGACGCCGACGGCGATGTCGGCCCTCGCTGGACTGGTCGTGCGCAGACGGACCGGGAGTCGGTCGCCCTGGTCGCCACCGTCACCCTCGTCCGACGGCGCCCCAGGGTCCCGCCCGGTGATGCCCGTCGAGGATACCGCCTGCCGCTCCCGTCAGGGTGCGTCCGGGATGCGCAGGGACGCCCCGACGGTCAGCGCGTACGGCTCCTCGAGGTTGTTTGCGCGTGCGATCTCGCGCCACCTCGTCGGATCGCCGTAGACCTCCTGGGCGATCGACGCGAGGCTGTCGCCCGACTGGATCACGTACCGCTGGTCGCGTTCCTGCGCATCACCGCGCCGCTGCTGTCCGTTCTCGCTTGGGGCGTCGCTCGCATCGTCGCGCTGCGCGGTCGTGTCGGCGTCGACGGCCGCTTCCGACGCGGCGTCACCCGCGGCGTCCTCGGACGGCATGCCGCCGGCGTCCACCGCGGCGAGCTCCGCCTCCATCGTGGCGATCTGCGCCTCGAGGCGGGCGATCTCGTTGCGCTGGGCGGTGAGCTCCTGCTGTGCTGGCCCGTCGCCTCCGAAGGTCGTCCCCAGCCAGAACGCCAGCGCCAGCGCCAGCAGGAGCACGAGCACACGACCCCAGAGGATCTGGGTGCCCTGCGGCTGGTCCTCGTAGCGGTCGTGTTCGGTCGTCATCGTGGTGTCGTGACTACGTAGTTGTGGCCGTCGCCGGCCTTCAACCTATCGCGCCGTGTCCGCCCAGGTGCCTGCCGTGCCGCGTCACGTGTCGGCGGGCGACGCAACGGCCATCGCCGAATCGATCCAGGCGATCGTGCGGTCGGCGATCAGGTCGGCGTCGTAGTCCAGCGTGGCGACGTGGAAGCTGCGCTCGAGCCACACATGCTCGGTGACCGCAGCGGTCAGCCCGCGCAGGACGATGCCGCTGTCGGCCGGGTCGACGGTGTGGTCCGTGCGCGACGTCAGCACGAGCGTGGGCGCGGTTACACGGTCGAGGCGGGCACGGACCGCGTCCTGCGCGTCGAACAGCGACGCCGCGGCTCCCAGCGGCACCCGCGGGTAGGGGTGCTCGTCCACGCCGGCGCGTGCGATGTCGTTGCCGACACCGGGGAACGTGGGCACGACGCGCTTGAGAAGGCCGAGCGCGGGCCGGAGCGGGTGGCGGAACGTGACCGCCGGGTTGATGATCACCAGCGCGACCACGTCCCGCGGCCGCTGCTCTGCCAGGTGCAGCCCGAGCGTACCACCCATCGACAGGCCCACGATGGCCCGCGGTCGCACGCCCAGGCGGTCGAACGCCGCGGCGGCCTCAGCGGCCCAGTCGTCCCACCGTGTGGTCGCCAGGTCCTTCCACGTCGTCCCGTGGCCGGGCAGCCGCGGCAGCTCGACGCGGTGTCCGGCACTGGCCAGGCGCTCGGCCAACGGACGCATCGCCGTCGGGTTGCCGGTGAAGCCGTGCAGGACCAGCACGCCAGTGTCGCCAACAGGACTCGACCACGCAGCCGCGCTCGGCGCGATTAGGGTCACGCCGGCAGCCCCTGGGGCGTGCAGCGGGTCGACGGCTGACCAGTGACACGGCACGCCGGTCACTTCTTCGACGGCTTTCCGCGCGGCTTCGTGCCGGTGAACTCGCACTCGACCGCCTTGTCGTCCGGTTCACCTTCCGCGGGCTCGCCGGTCACGTGCTCGGACAGGTCGATGACGACCATGTCGGCCTCGAACCGCACGGTGTAGCGGTCGAGCCCGCGGTTGACGGGGCCGCCCGCCCACATGCCGTCGGTCCGGTAGCGCGCGGCGGTCACGGAGCCCTGGAACTGCCCGGCCTTGGGGCAGTACCCCACGTAGCCCATCGGCGGTGTGTCCAACGGATTGGGACCGAACGCTCCGTACGCGAGCACCTCGTCGAGCTCGTTGAGGCTCAGCCACACGCACAACGTGCTGTTGCCGGGCTCGCAGACCCGGATCGGGTGCTTGCGTAGCCTGTCGAGGATCTCGCGGACGCCTCCCGCCAGCAGCTCGTAGTCGGTCGAGTGGTCGGCCTGGGAGGCTGGGCGGGTGGGGCCGACCCCTCGCTCGGCGACCACATCACCGGTGGCGTCGATGAACACGACCCGGACGGGGTCCTGCTCGGAGACCGCGTCGTTGAGCGTGACGAGTGTCCAGCTGGTGTCTGCGACGTCGTAGGCGAGCCACCAGCCGCCGCGGGGTTGCAGGGCCCACTGCGCGCCCACGGGGACCTGCACCAGGCGTGTCCGGACGGCGGGGTGCTCGATGGTCCGGGTTGCGGAAGCCTCGGACGCCGGTGCGTCGGACGGTGGACGTGCCGTGCTCGCCCCGGTCGCCGGGTCAGCCGGTGTCTGGTCAGCCTCCGCGAGCTCCTCGGTGGCCGACGGCAGGGTGACGCCCGGGCGCCCGTCGAGCGCGAAGTCGACCTGTGGACGCCGTGCCGACTGCCATCTCTCGGATGTCCGCCGCGCGATGCAGGCGACCTGCACCTCCCGCGGGTAGCCGGGTGGGGCGTCATCGACCACGATCGACAGGTACGTCAACGCGTCTGGGCCCAGGTGTGCCGCAGCGACGTCGGCGGAGCGAATGAGCTTGCTCAATCGCCTCCTGGCGGGGTCGTCGGATCTCGCGTACGCACGGCGACACGACCGGCGGACGCGGTTCGGCACCTCGTCGAGGCGTTCGGCCAGCACGACCTCCTCGCCGAACCGCCGCGTCAGCGCCTCGGGCACCTCCGGCGGCGTGCTGCCGTCGACCAGGGTGTCGGGCATCGGCGTCTCGGGCTGCGCCGGACCGCCGAACCCACCGACGTCACGATCCGTATACTGGTTGGCCACCCACAGCAGCGCCAGTGCGAGCACAGCGATGGTCAAGGGCAGCAGCCACAACGGCGCCGGCTTGGGTGCCGGCTCGTAGTCGACGGTCATGTTCTCAACAGGCTAACGCCACCGACCTCGCGTGCGGCAGAGGTTGCGCCGTGAACGGTCTCCGGCATCGGTCGCCGCCCTGCACGCCGATGTGTGGTCAGCCGCGCTCGACCGGGACGTCCACAAGCGACCCGTACTCCGTCCACGAGCCGTCGTAGTTGCGCACCTTCTCGTAGCCGAGCAGCTCATGCAACACGAACCAGGTGTGGGCGCTGCGCTCGCCGATGCGGCAGTAGGCGACGACGTCGGTGTCGGGCCCGCCGACCGCGTCGTCGTAGATCTCCCGCAGCCGGTCGGCATCGAGGAACGAACCCGTCTCCGGCTCCACCGCGGTCGACCACGGAATGTTCGCCGCACCGGGGATGTGCCCACGGACCTGCGCGTTCTCCTGCGGGAGGTGCGGTGGCGCGGCCGCATCACCGCTGAACTCGGCGGGGGAGCGGACGTCGATCAGGGCCCGGCCTTCGGGCGCGCCCACGTAGTCGCTGATCACCTGGTCGCGCATGGCACGGATGCTCGCGTCGGGCGCGGACGCCGTGTAGCCCGACGTCGCCGCGACGTCGCTGGTATCGGCCGTCATTGGGCGGTCCTCGAGCTCCCAGCGCTTACGGCCGCCGTCCATCAGGCTGACCCGTTCGTGGCCGTACAGCTTGAGGTACCAGTAGGCGTACGCGGCGAACCAGTTGTTGTTGCCTCCGTAGAGCACGACGTGGGTGTCGTTGCCGATGCCCTTGGCGTCCATCAGTGCGGCGAACGCGTCCTGCGACACGAAGGCCCGCCGGACGCCGTCCTGGAGGTCGTCGTGCCAGTGCAGCGCGACCGCGCCGGAGACGTGCGACGACTCGTAGAGCGTTGTGTCCTCGTCGACCTCGACGACGCGGACGTCGTCGGCGTCCAGTCGCTCGGCCACCCAGTCAGGTGAGACCAGAGGGGGAGTTGCTGCCATGCCGGCTTCCTTTGCATCGTGATCGATCGATGGATCGGCGGTCAGCCGTGCCGCCAAGGCCGGATGGTAACGCCCCCGCCGCCACCGCCGTCAGCACAAACCGGGACTACCCGCGCCCACCGCGGTGCCGCAGATCGACGACCAATGGACGGTGGTCACTGGTCGTCAGTGCAGGAGCCGTGGCGCGCAGAACGTCGACCGGACCATCCACGAGCACGTGGTGCATCTGCAGCCGTGGACGCCAGGACGGATAGGTGGCCTCCCCACCGGCGTGCCTTGATCCCGGCACGACCGCGCGCACGGCCCACGCAGGTAGGTTCAGATCGCCCACCAGGATGCGTGCGCAGCCGGGGTGCGGGATGCTCGCAGCCGCACGCAGCTGCCGCGCGGCGCGCACCGGCAGGTACGACAGGTGGGTCACGACGACCGTGAGCTGTTCGCCGCCCACGGCCGCGGTGGCGGCGAGCGCGACCCTGGGTTCGGCGTCCCACCCCGGGCGTTGTGGTGACGCGCCTGGGCGGCGGGAGCCCGCGCCGCCACCCGGCAGCCGGACGTGCCGGACGCCTGTCAGGTCACCGCTCACGAGCAGGCCGACGCCGTACGCCGCACCCCCGTCGTCGAACGTGGCGGGACGCCAGGACGTGCCCGGATCACCGAGCAGGGCAGGGCTGAACACGCCCGCCATGCCGAGGGCGTCGGCCAGCTCGGCGACCTGGTCGGCGCCGCCGGTCCGCTCCTGCCCGCGGTCGGCCTCCTGCAGGGCGATGATGTCGGCGTCCAGGTCTGCCAGGACAGCGGCCGCCGCGGCCAGGTTCACGACGCCATGGGCCGTGATGTCGACGCCGTGCAGCAGGTTGTACGACACGATGCGCAGGTCGGACGCGCTCATGCCCGGCACGGTTTGCCGTGGGACGCCATGGGAACAACTCGCGGAGCACGGAGCCGGGAGGGAATGGCCGGCTCCGGGTCGCCGTTCACCGACCGACCGCAAGCCGACACGAGGCGAGCATGGCCCAGATCGAACTGCAGCTCACGCTGCCTCGCGACGCCCAGTACGTGGGCGTCCTGCGCCGTGTGGCGGACTCGCTGCTGCGTGGCCTGAACGTGCCCGACGAGTCGGTCGACGACGTCGCCGTCGCGCTCAGCGAGGCGTGCGGCAACGTCATCCGACACGCCGAAGGCACCAACGAGTACGGCGTGCAGCTCAGCGTCGACGCGCATCAGTGCTCCATCGAGGTGTGCGATCTGGGTCCCGGCTTCGACGCCGAGGCGCTGGCCGAGGACGCCGCCCCGCTCGACGAGGTCGCCGCCGCCGAGGACGGGCGTGGCCTGCCATTGCTGCAGGCGCTGATGGACGACCTCGAGTTCGTCCGTGAAGAGGACACCACGACGGTCCGGCTGGTCAAGAGGTGGGAGGCCGTCGGCTTGGAGCGGGGGGCCGTGGAGGCGTGACGGACGTCGTGCCAGGCGCCTGGTCGGCGTGCAGTCGCAGGACGTCGGCGAGCGCGAACTGGACCGGACCGAACCGCAGGTCGTAGACGCGGGTGGCCAGGTCGAGCAGCGCTCGCCACCAGCGCGTGTGCTGTTCGACCAGGGCCTGTGACACGAGCAGGTGCGCGACCTCGTCGGTGTGGCGCACGCCGGCCGTGCCGACGACCACGTAGCCGAGATCGGTCACGGCGGTGCGGTCCCGCGCCGCCAGCTCGACGTCGTCGAACGACACCGACACGGATCCGGTGCCCGGAGCCGGTGGCAGGCGTTCGACCCACGATCCGTCGTCGACCGCGACCTCGACGCACAGGCCGACCTCGTGATCGTCGGTCGTG from Euzebyales bacterium includes:
- the ychF gene encoding redox-regulated ATPase YchF — protein: MSLSVGIVGLPNVGKSTLFNAVSAARAEAANYPFATIEPNVGIVGVPDERLAVVGQMAGAARTVPAAVEFHDIAGLVKGASVGEGLGNQFLSHIREVDAIVQVVRCFDDPDVVHVEGTVDPARDIEIIDTELLLKDLETVERAADKAARMAKSGGAEARQRATTLATLRDRLSAATSARTVTASDAIAGGIARELGLLTAKPVLYVGNVAEDDLPEPNSEAMSALRRAAAERGAEAVFMCAEVEAQIAELDADDRDVFLDELGLSISGLDRVVTAAYRLLGLITFFTASQKEARAWTVRAGARAPEAAGVIHSDMQRGFIRAEVISYADYEALGSEQAARDAGRLRIEGKDYVVADGDVMHIRFNV
- a CDS encoding alpha/beta hydrolase; the encoded protein is MHVTKRGSDDAPTLVMLHGGIGTGEYHWGRHADALSDLFCVHLPDLPGHGSTPLGAGEEFSADLLVDSVIDHVERVGPPVHLAGFSMGGHTALSLVEQRPELVSSLVLIGVSVREHDGLRAWREVFHPDQLVADYPFWAKTLAKLHAPLGGEDAWRDVCLRDSKGLRIDVDVDALSGIEAPVLLMRGDRDTTIDPAQYADLRASFPNSEEAVIPNGGHDVQLTRAGVVKPLLRDFYERVLKQ
- a CDS encoding PAC2 family protein; translation: MADEDPVQRLIADRLLHRGVLVAAFAGWNDAGEAATGAVDAISHLVDAEPSAQIDPEEFFDFQVNRPLTHLDPSVGRVLDWPHNRFHVAEVGGRDIVLLSGTEPNLRWRTFTDAVLGYADALGITSIMCVGALQVDTPHTRPVPLSGRGSSLPAVATLGVRRSDYEGPTGITGVLTHIAMERGFETWSIWAGVPHYLAGTTYAAAAHSLASVLQRVLGVDIDLAPLSDAARKQQDEIAEVVAADDDLSSYVAELEERLDAEDDDDDGGFDELHAESVTGDELAAAFERYLQERDERTGEG
- a CDS encoding GatB/YqeY domain-containing protein, yielding MQPTDASARVGDQGHLDAVVPAALPATRWVRVGQLLRFGLVGVLGTAVNVAILHVLHSELGWGFTRSSAIATELAIVHNYIWNELWTFHIRQLNLGRLIRYQMSSLLGAVVTVVVATLAKEVMDPRLAQFVGILAGAGFNYVVNVRWTWGPNATIARSTNEDALMLADQIQIDLHTAMKARDTHAIAALRMVLARIKETRTSAGHGAEVTDDEVQTLIRREAKRREEAAATFTDAGRTELAATEQAELEVLKRYLPAEMSDDDLAAIVDATIAETGASSPGDLGRVMGAVMPKLKGQAAGGRVNALVRERLAP
- a CDS encoding prolyl oligopeptidase family serine peptidase, whose protein sequence is MTDTRSRVGRPSDRWLAERARALGATQRGASGQPRSFVISADGRRCCYLRAKDTDDSRLALWLLDDAGDPRLLVDPGDLGDETRVADAERARRERTRERAAGITSFSATPGLELVVFAHDGRLHVVTTADGARRTLTTDGPAVDPRPSPTGTHIAWVTDGALLVADVDSGATRVIAADDNPDVTWGLPEFIAAEEMGRLRGWWWAPDGSAIAACRVDTSLVERWWLHEPVTPGAVPRSMAYPAAGHANATVGLSVVDLDGQHAPVAWDAGRWPYLAVVRWDDGAPLTLAVQSRDQRELQVLTAPEEGGAVQPVRLVSGDPWVELVPGVPRWTPDRRLVTVEDDPDTDTRRVAVDGVAWSPARLHVDTVLAVADDAVVVSGSRGDPTTTALWRVHRDGGPAEQLTPGDGVDSGVVSGATMVITAQRPDVAEVRTFLRRDGEPDVDVPHMPIDLPLSPRPQFAELGERKLRAVLLLPSWHTDGPLPVLLDPYGGPHARRVRRMHRAYLPSQWFAEAGFAVLVIDGRGAPGRGLAWEHAVHGDLATCALQDQHDGLLAAADRWQQLDLRRVAIRGWSFGGYLAALAVLRRPDAFHVAVAGAPVTEWRLYDTHYTERYLGDPAARPEAYDRSSLLADAARLRRPLLLLHGMADDNVVVAHTLRLSQALLAAGRPHTVLPLSTTTHVARDPGQEASLLEIQLSFIRDALSEPTELRPAQ
- a CDS encoding LysM peptidoglycan-binding domain-containing protein, which codes for MTTEHDRYEDQPQGTQILWGRVLVLLLALALAFWLGTTFGGDGPAQQELTAQRNEIARLEAQIATMEAELAAVDAGGMPSEDAAGDAASEAAVDADTTAQRDDASDAPSENGQQRRGDAQERDQRYVIQSGDSLASIAQEVYGDPTRWREIARANNLEEPYALTVGASLRIPDAP